The Calothrix sp. PCC 7507 DNA segment CAACAAGAGTCATTAGTCACTTGTACTGAGCGTAGTCGTTGGCGCAGCCTCTCGGAGAGAAGTATTAGTCATCTGTCATTAGTAGATAGTCAAAAACAAATGACCAATGACAATGGACAAATGACAGTTTCTTATAAATTTTTGCACGATCGCGTTCAACAAGCCGCCTATTCCCTAATTCCCGATGACCAAAAACAAACGACTCATTACCAAATCGGACAACTGCTTCTACAACAGATTTCTGCACAAGCTAGAGTTGACCGGATTTTTGAAATCGTCAATCAATTAAATCACGGAACTGTTTTAATTACCCAACCAACTCAACGAGAAGAATTAGCTGGACTCAATTTAATTGCCTGTCGCAAAGCTAAAACTTCAACTGCCTATCAAGCAGCGCGTGAATATGCCACAGTGGGATTGTCTTTGTTGGCAGAAAATACTTGGCAGCAGCAGTATGAAATGACTCTCGCCTTATATGAATTAGCTGCGGAAGTAGCAATGCTAAACGGTAACTTTGAGGCGATGGAAAAATTTATTGATATTGTCATTCAACAGGCACGCTCCTTACCTGAAAAAGTCAATGTTTACTGTATTAGAATTCAATCTCATATTTCCCAAAGTAAACTGACATCAGCGATCGCGATCGCCCAACCAATCTTACAACAGCTTGGTATAACCTTTCCTGAAACACCGACACCATCAGATATTCAACAGGAAATCCAAGAGATTAAGGAACTCATTGGAGATCGGGAAATCGCTGATTTGGTTCACTTGCCTGAAATGACCGATGCAGAAAAACTCGGTACTCTTCAAATTGTCAATATCATCAGCCCAGCGGCTTACCTCACTGGCTCAATGTTGTACCCATTGCTGAATACTTTGTCCGTTAAACTCTCGATTCAGTACGGTAACACATCTACTTCTGCTTTCGGCTATGCGAACTATGCCAATATTCTCTGCAATTTCTTCCAAGTCGTGGATACAGGATCGCAGTTTGCTTCCCTGGCACTCCAGATTATTTCAAAACTCGATGCCAAAGCAAGTAAAACAGATGTTTTGATGATCTTGGGGTTATTTGTTGTACACCGCAACTCTCACATTCAAGAAACACTACCCCTGTTGCAAGAAGGTTACACCACTGCCATAGAATTTGGGAACTTGGTACTTACTGGGTACAATGGCCACAGTTTTTGTCTCAATTCTTTTTGGTGCAGTCAATCCCTGGCTACCTTAGAGCAGGATATTTGCGCTTACTGCCATAGTTTGATGCAATTAAATCAATTGACAACCGCAAATTATTGCCGGATTTATTGGCAACCTGTTTTAAATCTGCTAGGTCTTGCAGAACATACCACCCTTTTGTCTGGAAAAGCCCTTGAAGAAACAGAATTTCGACCGCAGCTACAGTCTGCCAAAGATGGATATGGATTGTATATTTTCCATTTATATAAACTGATGCTTTGTTTCTTGTTTGGAGAAATTGAGCCAGCGAAAAATCATGCTATTGAAGTCAGGCGCTATTTTATGGCTGGTGCAGGATTAGTCAGCGAACCAGTATTTTATCTTTATGATTCTCTGCTAACTCTGGCACAATTAAATCCACAGTTAGATGAAACATCAGAAGCATTGCAGGGTGTCATAGAAAACCAAACGAAGTTACAGCAATGGGCGTATCATGCACCCATGAATTATCAACATAAGGTTGATTTGGTAGCGGCAGAAAAATGTCGAGTGTTAGGACAAAAAGCCGAAGCAATTGAGTTTTACGATAAGGCGATAACTCTAGCCAAAGCCAACAAATATACCCAAGAAGAAGCACTTGCTAACGAACTGGCAGCAAAATTCTACCTAGATTGGGGCAGACAGCGCATTGCTGGGGACTACATGATTGAAGCCTACTATGCCTATGCTCGTTGGGGTGCAAAAGCCAAAGTCGCTGACCTAGAAGCTCGCTATCCGCAACTACTTAGACCTATATTAGAGCAAACCCGTTCTCCTCTCTCCACTCACGAAACTCTGTTCACATTGGGTAGTGTCACCTCTACCAGTTCGGCCATATCCAGTGGTAATGTTTCTGTGGCTTTAGATTTAGCTACTATTCTCAAAGCTTCTCATACTATTTCCGGTGAAATCGAACTGGAAAATCTACTTTCATCGTTGCTTGAAATCGTGATCAAAAATGCGGGGGCTGATAAATGCGTGTTAATGCTCTTGCGAGACGATCGCCTGTTAATCAAAGGGTCAATTACCACAGGTTCAAAGCCAATTGTCTTGCAGCGTATTCCCATTGAAGATAGCCAGGACATTCCCCACAGACTGATTTACAAAGTCAAGCATGACAAGCAAACTGCTGTAATAGCTGATGCAAGTGCCGATCGCACCTTAGCCAATGACGCTTATATCATCCGTCAGCAGCCCAAAAGTATCTTGTGTAGCCCGATTTTGCATCAAGGGAAGTTGATGGGCATATTGTATCTAGAAAATAATTTAGCAACGGGGGCGTTCACGAGCGATCGCGTCGAACTGCTCAATTTACTCTGCGCTCAAGCCGCAATTTCTCTAGAAAATGCTCGACTGTATGAGCGATCGCAGCAATATGCCCAACAATTAGAACAAGCATTGAACGATTTACAAAACGCCCAATTACAAATTGTTCAAAGTGAAAAAATGTCTGCGTTGGGTAATTTAGTTGCTGGTGTAGCTCACGAAATGAATAATCCTCTTGGTTTTATTGCTGCTAGTATCAAACAAGCTAAACCTACCCTGGCTGATATTGTTAAACATTTGAAACTCTATCAAGAAAATCTACCAAATCCGGCCGATGAAATTATAGACCACGCCGAAGAAATCGACTTGGATTATACCTTAGAAGACTTGCCCAAGATGATTGATTCTATGTCTATGGCATGTGACAGGTTAAAAAATATCAGTACCAGTCTCCGCACTTTCTCTCGTGCAGATAAGGACTACAAAGTACCATTTGATATTCACCAAGGTATCGATAGCACCATTTTAATTTTGAAACATCGTCTCAAGGCCAATGAACAACGTCCAGGCATTGAAGTTGTCACCAATTACAGGAATTTACCTCAAATAGAATGCTTCCCCGGTCAATTAAATCAGGTATTTATGAATATTCTAGCAAACGCTATTGATGCCTTAGAGGAGTCAAATCATGGACGCAGCTTTGCAGAAATTAAAGCCAATTCTAATCTAATTACAATTACAACCTCAGTCGAAAACCATCTAGTTAAAATTGCCATTGCTGATAATGGAAAGGGTATGAATGAAGAGGTCAAACAAAAAATATTTGACCATTTATTTACGACAAAAGGTGTCGGTAAAGGCACAGGATTAGGGTTGGCAATCGCTCGTCAAATTGTTGAAGAAACTCATGGCGGAAAATTGAGTTTTAAATCTATTCTAGGTAAAGGTACAGAATTTATTATTGAAATTCCGGTATAACTTTCGGCTCTTTTTGGTAAACAACTTCAGTATCTGGGAATACTAAATCTGGAAATCGTTAGGATGAGCGCAATATGGTTAGCACTCTTGTTAGTATTCCCGGATATCGCATCTATGATTTACTCTACAATGGTTCGAGAACCCTAGTTTATCGGGGGTATCGAGAGACTGACTCATTACCAGTAGTGATGAAGCTGCTGAAAAATCCTTATCCGAGTTTCAGCGAGATCTTGTCGTTTCGCAATCAGTACACCATCGCTAAAAATCTTAACTCACCGCTAATCGTCCAAACCTACAGTCTGGAACCTTATCAAAATGGCTATGCGCTGGTGATGGAAGACTTTGGGGGGATTTCTCTCAAAAATTATTTCACCTCACCAGAGATGCCATATATCGCGTCTGGTGAAGAGTTTTTACAAATAGCGATCGCACTTTGCAACACCTTAGATATACTATATCGAGAGCGAATTATTCATAAAGATATTAAACCAGCGAATATTTTAATTAATCCCGAAACCAAACAAGTAAAATTAATCGACTTTAGTATTGCATCTTTACTACCACGGGAAACGCAGACACTAATCAATCTCAATGTATTAGAAGGTACACTTGCTTATATTTCCCCAGAACAAACAGGAAGAATGAATCGGGGGATTGACTACCGCACAGATTTCTATTCTTTGGGTGTGACATTCTACCAATTACTGACTGGAGTTTTACCATTTCAATCAAATGTTCCGATGGAGTTGGTACATTCTCATATTGCAAAACCAGCGCCTTTAGTACATGAAATTAACCCACAAATCCCGTCTGTAATCTCAGAGATTGTCAGTAAATTGATGGCAAAAAATGCTGAAGATAGATATCAGAGTGCGTTAGGACTGAAATTTGATTTAGAAAATTGTTTACATCAGCTACAAGTTGATGGTGTAATAAGAAATTTTGAAATTGCACAGAGGGATGTGTGCGATCGCTTTCTCCTCAGAGAAAAACTCTACGGACGGGAGCAGGAAGTAAAAGCCTTGCTAGACGCATTTGGGCGGGTTGCCAATGGAGCAGTGGAGTTGATGCTGGTGGCGGGTTTCTCTGGCATTGGCAAAACTGCAGTGGTGAACGAAGTGCATAAGCCCATCGTCCGGTGGAACGGGTACTTCATCAAAGGGAAATATGACCAGTTCAATCGCAATATTCCCCTGTCTGCCTTTGTGCAAGCTTTCCGCGACTTGATGGCACAGCTACTCAGCCAAAGCGATACTCAACTGGAGCAGTGGCGAAACAAAATTCTGTCTGCTTTGGGTGAAAGTGGACAGGTGATGATTGAAGTGATTCCAGAATTAGAACGGATTATTGGCAAGCAACCACCTGCACCAGAATTATCGGGTAGTGCTGCACAGAACCGCTTCAATATGGTCTTTGTGAAGTTTATTCAGGTGTTTACTACACCAGAACATCCGTTGGTGGTGTTCCTCGACGATTTACAGTGGGCAGATTCAGCATCTCTCAATTTGATGATGCTGTTGATGGGTGAAACCTTGAGGGGCTATCTATTCATTATTGGCGCATACCGTGATAACGAAGTGTTTGCGGCTCATCCGTTAATGCTGAACCTAGAAGAGATTGAGAAGGTGGCGACGGTTAACACTCTCACCCTGACGAACTTGAGCCAACCCGATGTCAACAGTTTAATTGCAGACTCATTGACTTGCTCAACAGAAGTTGCCCTGCCGTTAACTGAGCTAGTCTATCAAAAAGCTAAAGGCAATCCGTTTTTTACAACCCAGTTTCTCAAGGCATTACATGAAGACGGACGAATTACCTTTGATTGGCATACAGGGTTTTGGCAGTGTGATGTGGCACAAGTGCGATCGCTGGCTCTCACCGATGATGTGGTGGAATTTATGGCGGTGCAACTTTTAAAACTGCCCATCCAGACGCAAGCGGTATTGAAATTGGCAGCCTGTATTGGCAATCAGTTTGATTTAAGTACATTGGCGATCGTCTGCGAACAATCAGAAACAGAAACTGCCACGCACTTGTGGAAAGCATTGCAAGAAGGTTTAGTGATTCCCCAAAGCGAGGTATACAAGTTTTACCAGACCACCGAACTGGGAACATCGAACGTCAAACCTAATAATCACAACTGTGCTTACAAGTTTCTGCACGATCGCGTCCAACAAGCTGCTTACTCGCTAATACCTCAAAATCAGAAACAGGCAACTCACCTCAAGATTGGACAATTGCTGCTACACAACACATCGTCTGCAGCAATTGAAGCCAACATTTTTGAGATTGTCAATCAATTAAATGAAGGAATTGGTCTGATCATTCAGCAGTCAGAAAAACCTGAAATAGCTCAACTCAATCTGATTGCTGGTAGAAAAGCTAAGGCTGCTACTGCTTATAAAGCAGCCGTGAAATACTTTGCTTTAGGCATAGATTTGCTGCCAGAAAATAGCTGGGAGTGCCATTACAGTCTTGCCTTTGGATTATATCGAGAGCGGGCAGAATGTGAATACTTGACTGGTAATTTAAATGATGCAGAAAATCTGTTTGACTTGGCATTAATTAATGCTCAAGACAAGTTTGAAAAGGCAGAAATTTATGCTATCAAAATGTATTTAAAAATGACCAAAGGGGAGAATATTCAAGCTGGTTTTGAAGCTGGACTGCAAGGTTTGAGCATTATGGGTATGGAACTACCACTCACCATTGAAGAACAGCAAACCGCCATCAAAACCGAACTGGAAGAGTTAAAAATTAAACTTGAAACCGTTTATCCAGCAGATTTGTTTGCTCTACCTGAGATGACAGATCCTGTTAAAAAGGTCTGTATGAGTCTCTTAGCCGATCTTTGGGCGGCGGCATATATGGGAGGGCATCAATACCTCTCTTATCTAAGCTTGCTATTAATGATTAATACCTCATTGAAATATGGCAATGCGGATGGCTCTGGTTTTGCTTACTGTCTTTATGGGATGAGTCTAGCGAATCAAGGAGATTATCAAACAGCTTATAAATTCGGAAAATTAGCCCTAAAACTCGATCGCCATCTCAAAAGCGCCAAATTTATTTATAAGACTAATAATATCTTTGCACACACAATTAATCCCTATAATCAGCATTTAAAAACGAATTTACCCCTGTCTAGGCAATCATTCCAAACCAGTGGAGAAGCGGGAGATGTGGTGTTTGGTGTTTGGGCCGTTTCGTTTCTGATTTGGGCGATGTTAGTAAAAGGCGATCGCCTAGCCGATATCTATGCAGAAACTGAGAAATATCTGAGTTATGTGCAGCAAGTAAACGATGTCAATATGCTGTATGCGTTTACATTACAGCGGCAGTTCTTACTGAATCTGCAAGACTTTTCTCAAAACACTGATTTATTGGATGAACCTAATGATCAAAATCCTGCTTATATAGAAGTTTGGAGACAAAAGAAAAATTTTGAGCATGGAATTAATTGGTACTGCTTTCTCAAGCTACAGCTATTATACCTTTATGGTCGCTTTGCCGATGCCGTCAAAGCAGCAGAAGAAGCCAAGAAAACCCTAGCTGCCAATGCTGGTTTTTTCCCCATTATTCAATACTATTTTTATTATCCACTCAGTTTGACAGCACTCTATTCTGCTGCTACATCAGAGGAGAAAAAGCAATATTGGAACGTTCTAGAACAGCATCAGCAAATTGTCAAAAATTGGGCAGATAATTGTCCAGAAAACTTTCTGCATCGATATCTATTGCTATCTGCTGAAATGGCACAACTTTCTAGCAGGTGCATGGAAGCAATAGACTATTACGATCGCGCCATCGCCCAAGCCAAAGAAAACGATTATATCCAGGAAGAAGCGTTGGCCAATGAACTGGCATCTAAATTTTACCTCAACTGGGGCAAAGAACGAATTGCTCAGGAATACATGACCCAAGCCTACTATGGCTATGCTCGTTGGGGCGCTAAAGCCAAAGTCGCCGACCTAGAAAAACGCTATCCCCAACTGCTTGCTCACATCCTCCAGCAAATTCCTTCTCCCCTTTCCGCTAACGAAACTATCTTTGTCTTGGGGAGTGTCACCTCAACTAGTTGTGCCACTTCCAGCAGTAATAACGTCTCTGTTGCTTTAGATTTAGCTACCATTCTCAAAGCTTCCCAAACCCTTTCTGGCGAAATCGAACTCGAAAAACTGCTCTCGGCTTTGTTACATATCGTCATTGAAAATGCCGGAGCTGATAAGTGTGTGTTCATGCTTTTGGAGTCAGATCGTTTGCTGATTCAGGCTTCAGCACAGCTTTCCCAGAATGCCGTTGATTTTTACCCAATGTTGCTAAACCCACAGTGTGTTGAAGACTCACCTGATGTGCCAATTGGCTTAATTAATGTCGTCAAACGTAGCTTACAACCAGCAGTGATTATTGATGGTAGAGTAGATCGGCAATTAATTAATGACCCCTACATTCAGCAACAGCAGCCCAAGAGCATCTTATGCAGCCCAATTTTACATCAGGGTAAGTTACTTGGCATATTGTACTTAGAAAACAATTTAGCAACAGGGGCGTTTACCAATGAACGTGTCGAACTCCTCAACTTGCTTTGCGCCCAAGCCGCGATTTCTCTGGAAAATGCCCGACTTTACTCGCTTTCGCTAGAAAATGCCCAACAGCTAGAGCGATCGCTGGATGAGTTGAGTGCCGCACAGTCTTGCTTGCAAGCATCCCAACAACGACTCCAGCTATTAGTTCAACAAACTCCACTGGCGTTCATCGAGTGGGATACCAATCTTCTAGTTACTCACTGGAACCCAGCCGCAGAAAGAATATTTGGCTACACAAAACAGGAAGCTTTAGGTCGTCAATTCCAATTCATCATTCCGGAAACAATTCAACCACAAATGGAGGAAGTTGGTATCAATCTTTTATCGCAGCAGGGCGGTAATTACAGTGTCAATGAAAATATCACAAAAGATGGCAGAACTATTATTTGTGCTTGGTATAACAATCCACTTGTGAATGCAGATGGTGAGTTAATTGGAGTTGCTTCCCTCACAGATGATATTACTGGGCGCAAAAAAGCTGAACTTGCTTTGCAGCAAAAATCTCAAGACTTACAACAAGCATTGCAAGACTTACAACAGGCACAATTACAAATGGTGCAAAGTGAAAAGATGTCTGCGTTGGGTAATTTAGTTGCTGGTGTGGCTCATGAAATGAATAATCCTTTGGGCTTTATTGCTGCCAGTATCAAACAAACTAAACCTACTATTGCTGATATTACCGAACACCTCAAACTATATCAAGAAACTTTCCCAAATCCGAGTGAAGAAATTCAAGTTCATGCAGAGGAAATAGATTTAGATTATACCTTAGAAGACTTGCCCAAGATGATTGATTCCATGTCTATGGCGTGCGACAGACTCAAAAATATCAGCACCAGTTTAAGAACTTTCTCCCGTGCTGATCGAGATTACAAAGTCCCTTTCAATATCCATCAAGGTATCGATAGCACAATTTTAATTTTGAAACATCGCCTCAAGACAAATGAACAACGTGCTGCTATTGAAGTTGTGACAAATTACGGTGAATTGCCTCAAGTTGAATGTTTTCCTGGACAATTAAATCAGGTATTTATGAATATATTAGCCAACGCTATTGATGCTTTAGAAGAATCAAATACTGGACGCAGTTTTGAGGAAATCAAAGCTAATCCTAACCGAATCAAAATTAAAACCTCAGTAGAAAATGAAAGCGTGAAAATTGCGATCTCTGATAATGGAAAGGGGATGAGTGAACAAGTCAAATCAAAAATATTTGACCATTTATTTACTACAAAAACTGTCGGAAAAGGTACGGGATTGGGGTTAGCGATCGCTCGTCAAATTGTGGAAGAAACCCACGGTGGAAAATTGAGTTTTAACTCTGTTATAGGTGAGGGTAC contains these protein-coding regions:
- a CDS encoding ATP-binding sensor histidine kinase — translated: MVSIFINIPGYQVSEELYNGSRTLVYRGVRETDSLPVVIKLLKNPYPSFSELLSFRNQYTIAKNLNSPLIVQTYSLEPYQNGYALVMEDFGGISLKNYFTSHQGRYIASGEEFLQIAIALCNTLDILYRERIIHKDIKPANILINPETKQVKLIDFSIASLLPRETQTLINPNGLEGTLAYISPEQTGRMNRGIDYRTDFYSLGVTFYELLTGVLPFKSNDPMELVHCHIAKQPPSVIREEIPQVISDIVMKLMAKNAEERYQSALGLKLDLEKCLDQLQVSSEIQSFEIGQRDVCDRFIIPDKLYGRETEAETLLQAFERVSLGATEMMLVAGFSGIGKTAVVNEVHKPIVRQRGYFIKGKYDQFQRNIPFSAFVQAFRDLMGQLLTESDVELEQWKNQILETVGENGQVIIEVIPELEKIIGEQPPAVELSGTAAQNRFNLLFQKFTQVFTSAEHPLVMFLDDLQWADSASLKLMQLLMADTGHLFIIGAYRDNEVNPAHPLMLTLSEIQKNQAVINTITLTPLSQSQINQLVADTLKSTENLALPLSQLVYQKTKGNPFFATQFLKALHEENLIQFNLELGCWQCDLSKINQQALTDDVVEFMALQLEKLPLATQNILKLAACIGNQFELATLAIVSEHSEVETAANLWKALQEGLILPIGDVYKFYQQESLVTCTERSRWRSLSERSISHLSLVDSQKQMTNDNGQMTVSYKFLHDRVQQAAYSLIPDDQKQTTHYQIGQLLLQQISAQARVDRIFEIVNQLNHGTVLITQPTQREELAGLNLIACRKAKTSTAYQAAREYATVGLSLLAENTWQQQYEMTLALYELAAEVAMLNGNFEAMEKFIDIVIQQARSLPEKVNVYCIRIQSHISQSKLTSAIAIAQPILQQLGITFPETPTPSDIQQEIQEIKELIGDREIADLVHLPEMTDAEKLGTLQIVNIISPAAYLTGSMLYPLLNTLSVKLSIQYGNTSTSAFGYANYANILCNFFQVVDTGSQFASLALQIISKLDAKASKTDVLMILGLFVVHRNSHIQETLPLLQEGYTTAIEFGNLVLTGYNGHSFCLNSFWCSQSLATLEQDICAYCHSLMQLNQLTTANYCRIYWQPVLNLLGLAEHTTLLSGKALEETEFRPQLQSAKDGYGLYIFHLYKLMLCFLFGEIEPAKNHAIEVRRYFMAGAGLVSEPVFYLYDSLLTLAQLNPQLDETSEALQGVIENQTKLQQWAYHAPMNYQHKVDLVAAEKCRVLGQKAEAIEFYDKAITLAKANKYTQEEALANELAAKFYLDWGRQRIAGDYMIEAYYAYARWGAKAKVADLEARYPQLLRPILEQTRSPLSTHETLFTLGSVTSTSSAISSGNVSVALDLATILKASHTISGEIELENLLSSLLEIVIKNAGADKCVLMLLRDDRLLIKGSITTGSKPIVLQRIPIEDSQDIPHRLIYKVKHDKQTAVIADASADRTLANDAYIIRQQPKSILCSPILHQGKLMGILYLENNLATGAFTSDRVELLNLLCAQAAISLENARLYERSQQYAQQLEQALNDLQNAQLQIVQSEKMSALGNLVAGVAHEMNNPLGFIAASIKQAKPTLADIVKHLKLYQENLPNPADEIIDHAEEIDLDYTLEDLPKMIDSMSMACDRLKNISTSLRTFSRADKDYKVPFDIHQGIDSTILILKHRLKANEQRPGIEVVTNYRNLPQIECFPGQLNQVFMNILANAIDALEESNHGRSFAEIKANSNLITITTSVENHLVKIAIADNGKGMNEEVKQKIFDHLFTTKGVGKGTGLGLAIARQIVEETHGGKLSFKSILGKGTEFIIEIPV
- a CDS encoding AAA family ATPase, whose amino-acid sequence is MVSTLVSIPGYRIYDLLYNGSRTLVYRGYRETDSLPVVMKLLKNPYPSFSEILSFRNQYTIAKNLNSPLIVQTYSLEPYQNGYALVMEDFGGISLKNYFTSPEMPYIASGEEFLQIAIALCNTLDILYRERIIHKDIKPANILINPETKQVKLIDFSIASLLPRETQTLINLNVLEGTLAYISPEQTGRMNRGIDYRTDFYSLGVTFYQLLTGVLPFQSNVPMELVHSHIAKPAPLVHEINPQIPSVISEIVSKLMAKNAEDRYQSALGLKFDLENCLHQLQVDGVIRNFEIAQRDVCDRFLLREKLYGREQEVKALLDAFGRVANGAVELMLVAGFSGIGKTAVVNEVHKPIVRWNGYFIKGKYDQFNRNIPLSAFVQAFRDLMAQLLSQSDTQLEQWRNKILSALGESGQVMIEVIPELERIIGKQPPAPELSGSAAQNRFNMVFVKFIQVFTTPEHPLVVFLDDLQWADSASLNLMMLLMGETLRGYLFIIGAYRDNEVFAAHPLMLNLEEIEKVATVNTLTLTNLSQPDVNSLIADSLTCSTEVALPLTELVYQKAKGNPFFTTQFLKALHEDGRITFDWHTGFWQCDVAQVRSLALTDDVVEFMAVQLLKLPIQTQAVLKLAACIGNQFDLSTLAIVCEQSETETATHLWKALQEGLVIPQSEVYKFYQTTELGTSNVKPNNHNCAYKFLHDRVQQAAYSLIPQNQKQATHLKIGQLLLHNTSSAAIEANIFEIVNQLNEGIGLIIQQSEKPEIAQLNLIAGRKAKAATAYKAAVKYFALGIDLLPENSWECHYSLAFGLYRERAECEYLTGNLNDAENLFDLALINAQDKFEKAEIYAIKMYLKMTKGENIQAGFEAGLQGLSIMGMELPLTIEEQQTAIKTELEELKIKLETVYPADLFALPEMTDPVKKVCMSLLADLWAAAYMGGHQYLSYLSLLLMINTSLKYGNADGSGFAYCLYGMSLANQGDYQTAYKFGKLALKLDRHLKSAKFIYKTNNIFAHTINPYNQHLKTNLPLSRQSFQTSGEAGDVVFGVWAVSFLIWAMLVKGDRLADIYAETEKYLSYVQQVNDVNMLYAFTLQRQFLLNLQDFSQNTDLLDEPNDQNPAYIEVWRQKKNFEHGINWYCFLKLQLLYLYGRFADAVKAAEEAKKTLAANAGFFPIIQYYFYYPLSLTALYSAATSEEKKQYWNVLEQHQQIVKNWADNCPENFLHRYLLLSAEMAQLSSRCMEAIDYYDRAIAQAKENDYIQEEALANELASKFYLNWGKERIAQEYMTQAYYGYARWGAKAKVADLEKRYPQLLAHILQQIPSPLSANETIFVLGSVTSTSCATSSSNNVSVALDLATILKASQTLSGEIELEKLLSALLHIVIENAGADKCVFMLLESDRLLIQASAQLSQNAVDFYPMLLNPQCVEDSPDVPIGLINVVKRSLQPAVIIDGRVDRQLINDPYIQQQQPKSILCSPILHQGKLLGILYLENNLATGAFTNERVELLNLLCAQAAISLENARLYSLSLENAQQLERSLDELSAAQSCLQASQQRLQLLVQQTPLAFIEWDTNLLVTHWNPAAERIFGYTKQEALGRQFQFIIPETIQPQMEEVGINLLSQQGGNYSVNENITKDGRTIICAWYNNPLVNADGELIGVASLTDDITGRKKAELALQQKSQDLQQALQDLQQAQLQMVQSEKMSALGNLVAGVAHEMNNPLGFIAASIKQTKPTIADITEHLKLYQETFPNPSEEIQVHAEEIDLDYTLEDLPKMIDSMSMACDRLKNISTSLRTFSRADRDYKVPFNIHQGIDSTILILKHRLKTNEQRAAIEVVTNYGELPQVECFPGQLNQVFMNILANAIDALEESNTGRSFEEIKANPNRIKIKTSVENESVKIAISDNGKGMSEQVKSKIFDHLFTTKTVGKGTGLGLAIARQIVEETHGGKLSFNSVIGEGTEFIIEIPV